A window from Gorilla gorilla gorilla isolate KB3781 chromosome 21, NHGRI_mGorGor1-v2.1_pri, whole genome shotgun sequence encodes these proteins:
- the STX16 gene encoding syntaxin-16 isoform X12 — protein sequence MATRRLTDAFLLLRNNSIQNRQLLAEQVSSHTTSSPLHSRSIAALADDRMALVSGISLDPEAAIGVTKRPPPKWVDGVDEIQYDVGRIKQKMKELASLHDKHLNRPTLDDSSEEEHAIEITTQEITQLFHRCQRAVQALPSRARACSEQEGRLLGNVVASLAQALQELSTSFRHAQSGYLKRMKNREERSQHFFDTSVPLMDDGDDNTLYHRGFTEDQLVLVEQNTLMVEEREREIRQIVQSISDLNEIFRDLGAMIVEQGTVLDRIDYNVEQSCIKTEDGLKQLHKAEQYQKKNRKMLVILILFVIIIVLIVVLVGVKSR from the exons ATGGCCACCAGGCGTTTAACCGACGCTTTCTTGTTGTTGCGGAATAATTCCATCCAAAACCGGCAGCTGTTAGCCGAGCAAGTGAGTAGTCACACCACCTCCAGCCCTCTGCATTCACGTAGCATTGCTGCG CTTGCTGATGACCGTATGGCACTGGTGTCAGGCATCAGCTTAGATCCAGAAGCAGCGATTGGTGTGACAAAACGGCCACCTCCTAAGTGGGTGGATGGAGTGGATGAA attcagtatgatgttggccgGATTAAGCAGAAGATGAAAGAATTGGCCAGCCTTCATGACAAGCATTTAAACAGACCCACCCTGGATGACAGCAGCGAAGAGGAACATGCCATTGAGATAACTACCCAAGAGATCACTCAG CTCTTCCACAGGTGCCAGCGTGCCGTGCAGGCCCTGCCGAGCCGGGCCCGGGCCTGCTCCGAGCAGGAGGGGCGGCTGCTTGGGAACGTGGTGGCCTCGCTGGCGCAGGCCCTGCAGGAACTCTCCACCAGCTTCCGGCACGCACAGTCGGGCTACCTCAAAC GCATGAAGAATCGAGAGGAAAGATCCCAGCATTTTTTCGACACATCAGTACCACTAATGGATGATGGAGACGATAACACTCTTTACCATCGG GGTTTTACAGAGGACCAGTTAGTTCTGGTGGAGCAGAACACACTGATGGTGGAAGAGCGGGAGCGAGAGATTCGCCAGATTGTACAGTCCATTTCTGACCTGAATGAAATATTCAGGGACTTAGGAGCGATGATTGTAGAACAG GGTACAGTCCTTGACAGAATTGACTATAACGTTGAACAGTCCTGTATCAAAACTGAAGATGGTTTGAAACAGCTTCACAAG GCAGAACAGTATCAAAAGAAGAATCGGAAGATGCTTgtgattttaatattatttgtcaTCATCATTGTGCTCATTGTTGTCCTCGTTGGCGTGAAGTCTCGATAA
- the STX16 gene encoding syntaxin-16 isoform X13 → MATRRLTDAFLLLRNNSIQNRQLLAEQELDELADDRMALVSGISLDPEAAIGVTKRPPPKWVDGVDEIQYDVGRIKQKMKELASLHDKHLNRPTLDDSSEEEHAIEITTQEITQLFHRCQRAVQALPSRARACSEQEGRLLGNVVASLAQALQELSTSFRHAQSGYLKRMKNREERSQHFFDTSVPLMDDGDDNTLYHRGFTEDQLVLVEQNTLMVEEREREIRQIVQSISDLNEIFRDLGAMIVEQGTVLDRIDYNVEQSCIKTEDGLKQLHKAEQYQKKNRKMLVILILFVIIIVLIVVLVGVKSR, encoded by the exons ATGGCCACCAGGCGTTTAACCGACGCTTTCTTGTTGTTGCGGAATAATTCCATCCAAAACCGGCAGCTGTTAGCCGAGCAA GAGCTGGACGAG CTTGCTGATGACCGTATGGCACTGGTGTCAGGCATCAGCTTAGATCCAGAAGCAGCGATTGGTGTGACAAAACGGCCACCTCCTAAGTGGGTGGATGGAGTGGATGAA attcagtatgatgttggccgGATTAAGCAGAAGATGAAAGAATTGGCCAGCCTTCATGACAAGCATTTAAACAGACCCACCCTGGATGACAGCAGCGAAGAGGAACATGCCATTGAGATAACTACCCAAGAGATCACTCAG CTCTTCCACAGGTGCCAGCGTGCCGTGCAGGCCCTGCCGAGCCGGGCCCGGGCCTGCTCCGAGCAGGAGGGGCGGCTGCTTGGGAACGTGGTGGCCTCGCTGGCGCAGGCCCTGCAGGAACTCTCCACCAGCTTCCGGCACGCACAGTCGGGCTACCTCAAAC GCATGAAGAATCGAGAGGAAAGATCCCAGCATTTTTTCGACACATCAGTACCACTAATGGATGATGGAGACGATAACACTCTTTACCATCGG GGTTTTACAGAGGACCAGTTAGTTCTGGTGGAGCAGAACACACTGATGGTGGAAGAGCGGGAGCGAGAGATTCGCCAGATTGTACAGTCCATTTCTGACCTGAATGAAATATTCAGGGACTTAGGAGCGATGATTGTAGAACAG GGTACAGTCCTTGACAGAATTGACTATAACGTTGAACAGTCCTGTATCAAAACTGAAGATGGTTTGAAACAGCTTCACAAG GCAGAACAGTATCAAAAGAAGAATCGGAAGATGCTTgtgattttaatattatttgtcaTCATCATTGTGCTCATTGTTGTCCTCGTTGGCGTGAAGTCTCGATAA
- the STX16 gene encoding syntaxin-16 isoform X11 has product MATRRLTDAFLLLRNNSIQNRQLLAEQVSSHTTSSPLHSRSIAAELDELADDRMALVSGISLDPEAAIGVTKRPPPKWVDGVDEIQYDVGRIKQKMKELASLHDKHLNRPTLDDSSEEEHAIEITTQEITQLFHRCQRAVQALPSRARACSEQEGRLLGNVVASLAQALQELSTSFRHAQSGYLKRMKNREERSQHFFDTSVPLMDDGDDNTLYHRGFTEDQLVLVEQNTLMVEEREREIRQIVQSISDLNEIFRDLGAMIVEQGTVLDRIDYNVEQSCIKTEDGLKQLHKAEQYQKKNRKMLVILILFVIIIVLIVVLVGVKSR; this is encoded by the exons ATGGCCACCAGGCGTTTAACCGACGCTTTCTTGTTGTTGCGGAATAATTCCATCCAAAACCGGCAGCTGTTAGCCGAGCAAGTGAGTAGTCACACCACCTCCAGCCCTCTGCATTCACGTAGCATTGCTGCG GAGCTGGACGAG CTTGCTGATGACCGTATGGCACTGGTGTCAGGCATCAGCTTAGATCCAGAAGCAGCGATTGGTGTGACAAAACGGCCACCTCCTAAGTGGGTGGATGGAGTGGATGAA attcagtatgatgttggccgGATTAAGCAGAAGATGAAAGAATTGGCCAGCCTTCATGACAAGCATTTAAACAGACCCACCCTGGATGACAGCAGCGAAGAGGAACATGCCATTGAGATAACTACCCAAGAGATCACTCAG CTCTTCCACAGGTGCCAGCGTGCCGTGCAGGCCCTGCCGAGCCGGGCCCGGGCCTGCTCCGAGCAGGAGGGGCGGCTGCTTGGGAACGTGGTGGCCTCGCTGGCGCAGGCCCTGCAGGAACTCTCCACCAGCTTCCGGCACGCACAGTCGGGCTACCTCAAAC GCATGAAGAATCGAGAGGAAAGATCCCAGCATTTTTTCGACACATCAGTACCACTAATGGATGATGGAGACGATAACACTCTTTACCATCGG GGTTTTACAGAGGACCAGTTAGTTCTGGTGGAGCAGAACACACTGATGGTGGAAGAGCGGGAGCGAGAGATTCGCCAGATTGTACAGTCCATTTCTGACCTGAATGAAATATTCAGGGACTTAGGAGCGATGATTGTAGAACAG GGTACAGTCCTTGACAGAATTGACTATAACGTTGAACAGTCCTGTATCAAAACTGAAGATGGTTTGAAACAGCTTCACAAG GCAGAACAGTATCAAAAGAAGAATCGGAAGATGCTTgtgattttaatattatttgtcaTCATCATTGTGCTCATTGTTGTCCTCGTTGGCGTGAAGTCTCGATAA
- the STX16 gene encoding syntaxin-16 isoform X14, producing the protein MATRRLTDAFLLLRNNSIQNRQLLAEQLADDRMALVSGISLDPEAAIGVTKRPPPKWVDGVDEIQYDVGRIKQKMKELASLHDKHLNRPTLDDSSEEEHAIEITTQEITQLFHRCQRAVQALPSRARACSEQEGRLLGNVVASLAQALQELSTSFRHAQSGYLKRMKNREERSQHFFDTSVPLMDDGDDNTLYHRGFTEDQLVLVEQNTLMVEEREREIRQIVQSISDLNEIFRDLGAMIVEQGTVLDRIDYNVEQSCIKTEDGLKQLHKAEQYQKKNRKMLVILILFVIIIVLIVVLVGVKSR; encoded by the exons ATGGCCACCAGGCGTTTAACCGACGCTTTCTTGTTGTTGCGGAATAATTCCATCCAAAACCGGCAGCTGTTAGCCGAGCAA CTTGCTGATGACCGTATGGCACTGGTGTCAGGCATCAGCTTAGATCCAGAAGCAGCGATTGGTGTGACAAAACGGCCACCTCCTAAGTGGGTGGATGGAGTGGATGAA attcagtatgatgttggccgGATTAAGCAGAAGATGAAAGAATTGGCCAGCCTTCATGACAAGCATTTAAACAGACCCACCCTGGATGACAGCAGCGAAGAGGAACATGCCATTGAGATAACTACCCAAGAGATCACTCAG CTCTTCCACAGGTGCCAGCGTGCCGTGCAGGCCCTGCCGAGCCGGGCCCGGGCCTGCTCCGAGCAGGAGGGGCGGCTGCTTGGGAACGTGGTGGCCTCGCTGGCGCAGGCCCTGCAGGAACTCTCCACCAGCTTCCGGCACGCACAGTCGGGCTACCTCAAAC GCATGAAGAATCGAGAGGAAAGATCCCAGCATTTTTTCGACACATCAGTACCACTAATGGATGATGGAGACGATAACACTCTTTACCATCGG GGTTTTACAGAGGACCAGTTAGTTCTGGTGGAGCAGAACACACTGATGGTGGAAGAGCGGGAGCGAGAGATTCGCCAGATTGTACAGTCCATTTCTGACCTGAATGAAATATTCAGGGACTTAGGAGCGATGATTGTAGAACAG GGTACAGTCCTTGACAGAATTGACTATAACGTTGAACAGTCCTGTATCAAAACTGAAGATGGTTTGAAACAGCTTCACAAG GCAGAACAGTATCAAAAGAAGAATCGGAAGATGCTTgtgattttaatattatttgtcaTCATCATTGTGCTCATTGTTGTCCTCGTTGGCGTGAAGTCTCGATAA